From Quercus lobata isolate SW786 chromosome 1, ValleyOak3.0 Primary Assembly, whole genome shotgun sequence, one genomic window encodes:
- the LOC115986021 gene encoding D-xylose-proton symporter-like 3, chloroplastic, whose amino-acid sequence MAYCASTQSLFNLKLSHSHRSKPSQALISYTNLRTLTHPSSSTNITRFKASFSIFPKLPVLSALRRKFNIGVQKEYASGEENESLVPDATSEENFSWTSVILPFLFPALGGLLFGYDIGATSSATLSLQSPELSGTTWFNLSAIQLGLVVSGSLYGALLGSILVYSISDFLGRRRELIIAAVLYVLGGLTTANAPGLGVLLAGRLLYGLGIGLAMHGAPLYIAETCPSQIRGTLVSLKELFIVLGILLGYFVGSFQIDVVGGWRYMFGVSAPVALLMGLGMWSLPPSPRWLLLRAVQGKGSLQDCKAKAVLALSRLRGRPPSDKLSERQIEDTFVSLKTTYADQESEGSILEVFQGPSLKAFIIGGGLVLFQQITGQPSVLYYAGPILQTAGFSAASDATRVSVVIGVFKLLMTSIAVLKVDDLGRRPLLIGGVSGIAISLVLLSAYYKFLGGFPLVAVAALLLYVGCYQISFGPISWLMVSEIFPLRTRGRGISLAVLTNFGSNAIVTFAFAPLKEWLGAENLFLLFGAIALLSLLFVILVVPETKGLSLEEIESKVLK is encoded by the exons ATGGCTTACTGTGCATCAACTCAGTCTCTCTTCAACCTCAAGCTCTCACACTCACACCGATCAAAGCCATCACAGGCTCTAATCTCTTACACTAATCTAAGAACACTGACACACCCATCTTCTTCAACAAATATCACTCGTTTCAAGGCCAGTTTTTCCATATTTCCAAAACTTCCTGTGCTCTCTGCTCTTAGACGCAAATTCAAT ATTGGAGTTCAGAAAGAGTATGCTTCTGGGGAAGAGAATGAGTCGCTTGTACCTGACGCAACGTCTGAGGAGAATTTTTCTTGGACCTCTGTGATATTGCC GTTTCTGTTCCCAGCCTTGGGAGGCTTGTTATTCGGGTATGACATTGGTGCCACTTCTAGTGCTACCCTTTCATTGCAg TCACCTGAGCTTAGTGGAACAACTTGGTTCAACCTTTCAGCCATTCAGCTTGGACTTGTG GTCAGTGGTTCCCTTTATGGAGCTCTTCTTGGTTCCATTCTCGTCTACTCAATTTCAGATTTCCTTG GGAGGCGGCGAGAACTAATCATAGCAGCCGTGCTATATGTGCTTGGGGGACTGACCACTGCAAATGCTCCAGGCCTCGGAGTCCTTTTAGCTGGACGGCTGCTCTATGGCCTGGGTATTGGTTTG GCCATGCATGGAGCTCCTCTTTACATTGCAGAAACTTGCCCATCTCAGATTCGTGGAACTCTAGTATCTTTAAAGGAGCTCTTCATAGTTCTGGGGATTCTG TTGGGTTATTTTGTTGGAAGCTTTCAAATTGATGTAGTTGGAGGGTGGCGTTATATGTTTGGAGTCAGTGCACCAGTAGCTTTACTTATGGGACTAGGCATGTGGAGTCTTCCACCATCTCCACGCTGGTTACTTCTTAGGGCCGTACAAGGAAAAGGGTCTTTACAAGACTGCAAAGCGAAAGCCGTTCTTGCACTGAGCAGATTAAGAGGCCGGCCTCCTAGTGACAAATTGTCTGAGAGGCAAATAGAAGACACTTTTGTCTCTTTGAAAACTACCTATGCAGATCAGGAATCAGAGGGGAGTATTTTGGAGGTATTTCAAGGCCCAAGTTTGAAAGCATTCATAATAGGTGGAGGTTTGGTCCTTTTCCAACAG ATAACTGGGCAACCAAGTGTTCTGTATTATGCTGGTCCAATCCTTCAG ACTGCTGGATTCTCTGCGGCCTCTGATGCTACCCGAGTTTCAGTTGTAATTGGTGTGTTCAAG TTACTGATGACATCGATAGCTGTCTTAAAAGTAGATGATCTTGGGAGAAGACCCCTGCTAATTGGAGGTGTCAGCGGAATT GCTATTTCTTTAGTTCTCCTTTCTGCTTATTACAAATTTCTGGGAGGGTTCCCTCTTGTTGCTGTAGCTGCCCTACTTCTCTATGTTGGTTGCTACCAG ATATCATTTGGGCCAATCAGCTGGCTTATGGTGTCAGAGATATTCCCACTTCGCACAAGAGGGAGAGGGATTAGTCTTGCAGTTCTTACTAACTTTGGTTCTAATGCTATTGTAACCTTTGCATTCGCACCATTGAAG GAATGGCTAGGAGCGGAAaaccttttccttctttttggggCTATTGCTTTGTTGTCACTATTGTTTGTCATACTTGTTGTCCCAGAAACAAAAGGTTTGAGCTTGGAAGAGATTGAATCCAAAGTTTTGAAGTGA